A stretch of Triticum aestivum cultivar Chinese Spring chromosome 1D, IWGSC CS RefSeq v2.1, whole genome shotgun sequence DNA encodes these proteins:
- the LOC123181565 gene encoding uncharacterized protein, whose product MASQQSLPPPPPPPKKKKSPPPAPTTICALGDDLLREVFLCLPSLPSLVRASLTCTPFLRAVRSSPAFRRRFRDLHPPQLLGIFLNIHDPALPAFAPTRRRSDVDHAAAICGADVFFTLLPEDDKDFDPEWTIEDCRDGYVILVNWQIKKMAVYDPLTRALDLFAVPPEEVCSDMYVEFHMLASECHRQFRIVSVAHERRGAQAAVLSSDTREWQVFPFSEDASPPDDGLGGTMVNGSVYWTFASGSNIRVLNAATLRFSEINPPLHMEGQGEFKPGETKDGKLYLVCAVKLTLVVWIWRPDDDGVDRWILDKTISLQDGLGGDVALNIVAIISGFVYFSTFSEMNQDSCLFMSYCLETEKLNKLCPVTHSYHSYPYIMGFPPSLVCNKVNPQSEEA is encoded by the coding sequence ATGGCCTCTCAGCaatccctgccgccgccgccgccgcctccgaagAAGAAGAAATCCCCGCCACCCGCTCCCACCACCATATGCGCCCTCGGCGACGACCTTCTGCGCGAGGTATTCCTCTGCCTCCCCTCCCTCCCGAGCCTCGTCCGCGCCTCCCTCACCTGCACTCCCTTCCTCCGCGCCGTCCGCTCCTCGCCCGCATTCCGCCGCCGGTTCCGCGACCTCCACCCACCCCAGCTCCTAGGAATCTTCCTCAACATCCACGACCCCGCCTTGCCAGCCTTCGCGCCCACCCGCCGCCGCTCCGACGTGGACCACGCCGCCGCCATCTGCGGCGCCGATGTCTTTTTTACTCTACTCCCTGAAGACGATAAGGACTTCGATCCGGAGTGGACAATAGAAGACTGCCGCGATGGATATGTCATTCTCGTCAACTGGCAAATCAAGAAAATGGCCGTCTACGATCCCCTCACACGGGCTCTGGATCTCTTCGCCGTGCCACCGGAGGAGGTCTGCAGCGACATGTACGTCGAGTTCCACATGCTCGCCTCTGAATGCCACAGGCAGTTCCGCATTGTCTCTGTCGCTCATGAAAGGCGGGGGGCGCAAGCTGCCGTGCTCTCATCAGATACCAGAGAGTGGCAGGTTTTCCCGTTTTCGGAGGATGCCAGCCCGCCGGACGATGGTTTGGGTGGTACAATGGTGAATGGGTCTGTTTATTGGACATTTGCAAGCGGATCCAATATCCGTGTGCTGAACGCTGCCACACTGCGATTCTCGGAAATCAATCCGCCGCTGCATATGGAAGGACAAGGGGAATTTAAGCCTGGTGAGACCAAGGATGGGAAGCTCTATTTGGTCTGTGCGGTTAAGCTCACGCTTGTTGTTTGGATCTGGAGACCCGACGATGACGGTGTTGATAGATGGATCCTGGACAAGACAATTTCGCTGCAGGATGGTCTGGGTGGTGATGTTGCTCTCAATATTGTGGCGATTATCAGTGGCTTTGTGTATTTTTCTACTTTTTCTGAGATGAATCAGGATTCTTGCTTGTTCATGTCCTACTGCCTTGAAACAGAAAAGCTGAATAAGCTCTGCCCTGTCACTCACTCTTACCATTCATATCCCTACATCATGGGGTTCCCTCCTTCATTGGTATGCAATAAGGTGAACCCTCAATCTGAAGAGGCTTGA